Within the Drosophila miranda strain MSH22 chromosome Y unlocalized genomic scaffold, D.miranda_PacBio2.1 Contig_Y2_pilon, whole genome shotgun sequence genome, the region GCCAGGTACCAGGTGCCAGATGCATCCTGCATTCTGCACCAGTTGAAATTTGTCAGCAGCCTTCCTAAGGAAACACACACAAGCTTTTGAAATTGCCTGACCTATGGTCGGCACGTACACGTTCCCATGTTTTGCATATGAGAGCCACTCACTTCCACGCCCCACGCCAGGCTCGTTCGCTGTCTGTCAGTTTTGGGTTTTTGGGGGCAGCTTTTGTAATTGGTTTTGGCTCACCTGCTCACAGATTCCTCGTGCATCCTAGCAGGGGGCCAGCAGTCCTGCTTTAATTAAGAGCATTGTTCCCACTGAACAGAGCTCTACGTACATAAAGTCCTTCCCGACCTAACTATGCAGCACTTGGGGCTCGGCTCGTTCCTCGGGGCGCTTCTTAATAACTTTGGCAACAAAGCGCTTTGACGCCCTGGAATAAAAATGGGATTTAATTATCTCTTGACTTCATTTAAAAAGTTTCCCAGCATAATTTCATTCCCTTCGGATGGCATCAACGGAGCCAAAACATTGCCAAACTTTGTTGCCAGTCTCCGAGTGAGTGAGTCGAGCGAGGACCCTACGAATCAAATTAAATCATTTGCTTCGGACTGAAGGATAATAGCCGTTTCGAATGGTCACAATTGCATTTCGGAATATCCAAATACGGAGCAGAATGTGATACATCCAGGACTTATCTCGGAATAGATAAAATGTATGCATAATCCTCCTAAGCATTCATTTCGTTCAGTCCAGGGGCGACCCTGAGGCTTGAGGGCTGGCTAGTGAGCGGAATTAATTTTCAGCCATGTCCCATTCAGAACATGGAAAcaaaaacatacatatgtacatacttatgtatgtatggggTTCATCCAAATCGCATTACCAAGGCTCATTGTGGTCCCTAGTCGTTGTTTTTCGGCTCTTGTTGCGTCAGCAGGTGAGTTCcatgtgtgtgagtgtgcaaAGTTATTAAAACCATTCAAAACGTTAATTTTGATTCGGCTCACCTCTCCACACTCCCTCACCACAAAGCCGCACCCACTCGCACACCCTATCTCTTAGTCCCATCCCCATTTGGATTCCCATTCATACCATACATGCAGTCATGTGTGCGCGGGCCTGTAATTTGCATAACAACATGCCCCCCAAAATTACAAACCGTTGCAAATTAGCAACAATAGAGTGGGGcaggggcggggcggggccaCAAGGTAATACAGTCATGGCTGGTGTAAAGGGATAGGGTCTGGATAGAATATTGGCAGTGCCTGATTTTCCCGTTGCTTTAAAATTTCTCATATATACAGACCTTAAAGGGACTCCCGCAACGCTGGTTCGAAATTAAAGCCAAAGTTGAGACCCATATTGTATTCGACATACAATGCCGAAGTTAAAAGGAGGGTGGGGCCTGCCCCTGTCTGCCCCGGCAACGGCCCGATAAAGTCTCATGCTTATGACATGAAAAGTTCAGTTAGCCCTTCCTTCCCGTTGGCCCATAAAAGAGATGATTTTTGCTGTATTTCCCGTGTACATGGCCCAAGACAAAGTCGGGGAGATTGTTTGCAGGCTGGAAGTGTGTCAGGGGATACAGCAATCCCCACTTGTTGCCCGGCCAGAGGAGCTCCCGGCAGTGAAACTGCAGTTTTTCCGTGGCCAACGAGAGCACACTCCGCTCATGTCATGGATGTCATACCCAGGTGGGTGTAAGATGAGTGTTTTGCGGATGGGTGGCTTGGTGGCTTGGTGCTACATGGCTGTTATTTCGTTTGGATAACTGTTGATTTTTATGCACTGCCATCGTGGGAGAGGAATGAGAAATTGGGTTTGCGGTCTTCCAGTCAAATGCACTCTGAAATGGCTTCATTCGATTCGGAACAATTTGGGCCAAGTCATGGATGTTGTTGGACCTCTGTTTCCACATCGAAGGAGTAGTGGAAATTCATTACAGCAGTCTGCTAAAGCTTAAAAAGCCGATGCCGTTGTACTTCAAAGGGAAATGACTTTCCTGTGGTTTTTGTGTACCCTTCTGGCTGGGGATCCGAATCTGCGCTGGAACGGAGTTACATTTAAGCCAAACATCCACGAAGAACGTGTTGTTTTCACTGCATAAAAGGACCATTTGTAATTTGTGAGAAATTGAGGTGTGGTCTGCTCTGAGAGAAAACAGTCACAATCATAATATTTATGAATTTTAATGATCCATATCTAAATAGAGCCCCTATTAAAGGTGCCTTTTTCATCTACCTTCTAAGACGATTAAAGATTTTCAACAAACTCCTcagtggtgggggggggggggaggggggaggagGATCGCACATTTGGCGTATTTCCGCTTTTCTCCTGGGCAAATGTACTACATGCATAAAATTATGCGAAATCAGCGCCGCAGCTGACAAGCAATCCGCCGCAGCCGAAACAGCTGTGTATGTATGTGGCAGGGATGGATGGGGCTGAGATACGGAGAAGCACTTTATTTGCCCGCTGGCACGTAAAAAGCTTTATCCCCGATTCATTGTCGCCACAAAGATGCTTTATCGCCGCCAGACTACAGATTCCTGCGCAGCAACGAATATGGACTCACGCCATCTCGTACCTGTCTATCCCGCCTGGCGGTGGAGGCGGGGCAGGACATGGCTACGGGATAAGCGAATATTACATCCCGCATTTATCTTCTGGGCTAGgacaacggcaacggcagcggcacCAGCAACTTTGTCTTTAGTCATTCAATCCGACAGCCGGGAGTCATCATCATCCTACGCCCAACGAACGCTTTTTGGAGATTATGGATAATCACCTCGACAGAAGAGAAGCACAGAGAAGAGAGCAGAGGAGCGGAAATTTACCTACAGCCGTATAGAAGGTAAGCCCCAGTACGGCCGTCCGACCTCCCGTTTAATATACCTTGCCACCAGGAAGGAGGCCCACACAAAAGAAGACGCATTTGTTGTTATCGTACTTTTTACTTTGCGTGTGCCTTTCCCTCATTTTCCATTCTTTCACTCGATGTTtatttttgcataattttgcaAGCGTTGTGCCGCACTTTTAGTACATTTTCATTAGGGTTTAGGTACCCCAGTCGCTTGCTGGTCCGTTCCTCTGCAAATTTGTTTACTCTTAACGCCGTGAGGGTGAAAGTGAAAGTTTCCCGAGATTATGCGAAGGCTGTACTTTTTAGTGCACACGCTTAAGGATTGTTTATGATCCGATGTGCGTGTCAGTggggcaacagcaacaggaaGGAAAAGCGTACATACTAGAGACCTGCATGAATCCGCAGTATTCGTAAAAGGCCCCCCTAATGCGTTCGATCCTTCCCTCAGTCGGATTCGAATCACTCCGAATCAGACCAGACTTGAAAGCTGAATGGCTGGTTCTAGCGGACCGAACGAAGCGAATACCGAATCCCACCGAATCGATTCCGATTCAACAAGTCAGATCGAAAGGGAAGGCAAGCTTCGGCGAACCTACATGAGGATGATATTTCAGATTGGTTCCATTGTCGAGAGTTTATTACGTAGCGAGTTAAAGTATATAGTAGCCCGAAGGTTTAGCAGCACTACAACGATTATTTTGATTACGATATAGCCTTTGTACTGAGGTTGAAGTTGCTTTTTTCTTGGCATTGGGAGTCCACCATATCTGACGAGCGCCTATGTACGAGCATGTAGTATAGTATACGAAAttgtattattattcttgGAGGGCAGCGGAAAGTTATGGAGGAAGGGTGCCAGTGGTGCCTGCAGGCAGGCGGAAAGTGCTCACCTTACTTTTCTGTAAGCTTGCCGCCGGCGCTGTCACTCGGATGCCCACTGATGTTTTTCTTTCGCCTGCTATTTACATCTTAGCGAAGAAAATGAGTTTGGGAGCGGCAAAAAGgaaggaaaagaaaaaactaactttttttgttttctgctTCTATTTCTGTTCTCTTTTCTGTTCAGTATACACTTGAAGAAGGTCTATCAACTTTTGTCAAAAGCGCCGACCAATGCGCGGTTTTGCATATGCGCCTGTTCCAACAATTTCCTGCAAGACCAACGCGGAAGAAATAAAGGGACTTTACTCATATTCCTGAAATTGTAACATGTAAAAAAACAATTTCTATTAACAAATATTTGGTTATATCGAATGGGGATGGTAATGCTGATACAAAATTAAGGTACACGTATTTCATGTTGAAAAGTAGTCCTTCCTGAAGACCGAAGGGTATTTTCAGTTTCATTGTAGCATATATAGAACTTGACCACTTGCTCGTTCATTCTTTCCTAATGTGTTCTTTGCTTTTGCCGAGCAAACCAAATTTCAGAACTTAATCAGGGTCAAAcaatatttttatacccgatactcaaaatgagtattggggtatattagatttgtggtaaaagtggatgtgtgtaacgtccagaccgaccccataaagtatatatattcttgatcagcatcaatagccgagtcgattgagccataactgtctgtccgtctgtccgtccgtccgtctgtccgtctgtccgtccgtccgtctgtccgtcctcttcagcgcctagtgctcaaagactataagagctagagcaacgatgttttggacccagacttctgcgatatgtcactgctacaaaaatatttcaaaactttgccccgcccacttccgccgccacaaagggcgaaaatctatggcatccacaatttcgacgatacgagaaaaccaaaaacgcagaatcgtagaagatgactaaatgttctagatcgtaaaatctcaatcagatcgtataattattatagccagaatcaagaaaacaatttcattttttctcgctctgtctctctctaacacacaggtttcatggtcggttttgccaattgcaaaatatgagttcaaggatctcagaacctataagagccagagcaaccaaatttggtatccacactcctgtgatatcggaccttgaccgtttcctGTCCAAATTtcaccacacccccttccgccctcacataggacgaaaatctggggcatccaaaaAACTCAgaaactattaaggctagagtaaccaaatttggtacacacactcctttaagatgtcactataaaacgtatatctcaaaattacGCCCCAcgctcttccgcccccactaaggacgaaaatctgttgcatccacaatattgcacattcgagaaaactaaaaacgcagaatcatagataatgaccatatctatcagattgctgaatctggatcagatcagataatttttatagccaaaaggaacaaatcaatttgcactggctacgcagcgcccgacgtcacgctcagactgattttctgtctctctcgcacgcactctttgtcgtgtcgtttaatattagcggcgtctgccggaggagagccatactgacttagtatcgggtataactgtagagttgcggtgtccgcactaactcacaacgttccccctcgctTAGCTTGGATTTTGGGGCCAACGTTGACTGCCATTCCCGACGCTGGTGCTATTGGTGCGCTTTGTTTTCCGGCTACAAAACAACATTAAAATTGACCTTTTCTGAAGCCGTTCGGTCTTGTTTGTAACTTTCCGCTTAAATTTAAGCCGCACGCTAGCAAGGCAAAGGATGTCTAAAATCTAATTGACGTTTTTCTAGAAAAGTGCCTTTTCCTATCTGTTTTTATTAAACAGATTTCGACTATATACTTTGATGTGTCGAACCCCCAATTAGTCGTTTAATGCCTTGGTGCGAGTAAAATTTCAGTTGTCGATTGTCTGGAATCATCCTTTAAACATTCCCAAAATAAAATGGATTAGGCAACTTGTTGTTTAGGTTTTATAAGCAAAACAAGATATAAATATCGCATATAATTGCAGTGGAAATTTCAACTTATCAGTACCTAAAGGATAACattagtaatttaattttgCAAGTGTCGCGGATCAGAACAATAATTTAACACTTTGTCTAAGACTAAAATACCACAATCAaatacaaacgagggggaacgttgtgagttgctgcggacaccgcaactctacagttatacccgatactaagtcagtatggctctcctccggcagacgccgctaatattaaacgacacgacaaagagtgcgtgcgagagagacagaaaatcagtctgagcgtgacgtcgggcgctgcgtagccactgcaaattgatttcttgcttttggctacaaaaatgatccgatctgatccagattcagcaatctaatagatatggtcattatctatgattctgcgtttttagttttctcaaatgtgcaatattgtggatgcaacagattttcgtcctttgtgggggcggaagggggtggggcgtaattttgagatatacgttttatagtgacatcttaaaggagtgtgtgtaccaaatttggttactctagccttaatagtctctgagatttgtggatgccccagattttcgtcctatgtgagggcggaagggggtgtggtgaAATTTGGACAGGAAACGGTCAAACGGTGTTTTGAAATAGTTTTGtagacatatcacagaagtctggatccaaaacatcgttgctctagctcttatagtctttgagcactaggcgctgaaggggacggacagacggacggacggacagacggacagacagacagggctcaatcgactcggctgatcaagaatatatatactttatggggtcggaaacgattccttctggacgttacacacatccacttttaccacaaatctaatataccccaatactcattttgagtatcgggtataataacgaGAATCTAAACAAATTAATTCAAAACAATGTATGATAACGCCACAATACtaaaatgaaacaaaaagTATGTTCTGTGATATAAAAATCTAAATAACCTTGAACCAGATTCATATGTAGCTGTACATAAATGCAGTACATTTTACATCTTACATTACTGGACTCGTTGGCGACACAGGTAATGGTACAGGTGACATGGAGATCAGCGAAAGTTTTCTTTTGGAACGGGCTGCATCTAATATTAGGTACATATAAATTTACCTTAGACCATTGACATTTTATTTAATGTTGAATGAGATAATATGAAAATCAATACTTTGTTTTTAAGAATAAACAATTTACCGGCAGGTTATGGTTAATCTGTAAACCTTGAAATCGTTCTGTACAAAGCGCAATCTTATCAAGGCAATAGTAGCGCTCTCCGTTTTGATTGCCAATTTAAAAAGTTAGGATTTTTATACACACACCACCTCGTAATTGATGACAATCTGTCTAGGCACATTAGTATTGCTAGCAGTTGTTTAAGTTGTTTTCTGCATTCGGCTAGTGCAATGGACATGGATGGGGACCGCAGTTGCTAATCGGCAGGGCGATCCGGGCTTGTGTTAGACTTCTGCTTTTTTGTTTGCTTCTGTCACTCATTGGCGTTGTTTTCTGTTGTTTCTCTTCGCAATTTACGGTTAATTGCAGTTCTGTGTGTACTCTTGTCGGTAACGGACACGGGAATCCGGGTTCCGGAATCAAAATTTTACCTAGGTAAATAAATTCAAGAAAGTGTATCGATCAGaggatatacatatgttaACAAATCTATGCATTGTAAAGTAAAGTTTGATTTGGCTAAACGGATATTGCACGCCGGAAATATTACGTTGCCATGCGTTCTCTGGGTCACGccactgtctctctctctctcagccACTAGTCCAATTTGGTGCCGACGGTTGCCTTTTCCAATTCTCAGTCACTACGAGTGCATACGGCTTTCAACatatagtatgtatgtacatacatatgggTGAATGTACACATATGAATATCAAATGTTGCAACCCTCACTACACAATCGTCTGCATATGATTTTTTGGCGCCCAATTTGACAGGGAGAGAGCAAAGAAAAGCTCAGGAAAGCTCAGCACTAAGAGCGAAAGCTCACTCAAGGACAATTAATGGCAGGGGAATAACTGCTGAACGGCTGTCGTAATTGTCTCCGCAAACAGTCGCCCACGTACGGCGTTATATTTCCACTCTCCGCGCATCTTCTCGTAAAACAACTGCATCGTAAATGCAGAAAATTATGTGAATGCAGATTTTACGGAAGAATACGACAAGGAGAATTAAGCGATAATGGAAAATTGTGGATAGTAGTGTTCAAAGTTCGTTTGTTCGGTCATTATTTGTGGGTTCGAGGCGAGCTTTGCTTAAGACCACGTGGCAACCCCAAAACAGCCCACAGCGTGCTGAATAGGTAAAGGGAGGAAAAATATGAACTGAAAAACATAAAACTGTTTTTGAGTTTGTGGGTTCCGCTGTAATCTGCgcacaacacaaaaaaaaattgtgcGACCGGCAGGcagcaaacaaataaaaactgCAGTGCTTTTTTAATCGGTTgggttgttgtttttgtgaaAGCTTCTTAATTGTTTAGGCCGTTTGTGGGTTGTCCTGActataaaagctcgctctccaCAGCGTGCTGAAGCAGTGTGTCTTCTCCTGCTCTTGACAATGAAAAGCACAACGTCCGCACCCCCCTGGCTCTCCTTCGCTCGCTTGACTTGACCATACGTATTGCGCCTGTTTTGCTATTCCTTGCACCTTCAAGTAGATAATGCGACGACGCGACTGCAGTGGCGTGATTCAGAAGCAGGCGTGCACGTAGGCTGTCCCTCAAAAGTGTGCTTTTAAAAACGTTGCTGGCTAAAAATACAAATGCCGCTACAtgtatacatgtatgtacgtatgtatgtagatgGCCCCACTGGTAACCGTATGTTTTGCCCCCGCCGGTACTttctaaaaaaaaacgagggggaacgttgtgagttgcagcggacaccgcaactctacagttatacccgatactaagtcagtaggagagagagccactccggcagacgccgctaatttgaacgacacgacaaagagtgcgtgcgagagagacagaaaatcagtctgatcgtgacgtcgggggctgcgtagccactgcaaattgatttgttccttttggctataaaaatgatctgatctgatccagattcagcaatctgttagatatgatcattatctatgattctgcgtttttagttttctcgtatcctcaatattgtggatgcaacagattttcgtcttttgtgtgggcgaaagaggtggggtgaaattttgagatacacgttttatagtaagatctaacaggagtgcggataccaaatttggttactctagccttaatagtctctgagatttgtgaatatccccagattttcatcctttgcgggggcggaagggggtgtggcgaaattttgaaactaactcgtctcggtccgatatattaggagtgtggataccaaatttggttgctctagcttttgtagtctctgagatctaggcgctaatgttttactctaagcaaagccgcctatgctacgtgtgtgttagagagagacagggcgagaaaaaatgaaattgttttcttgatgctggctataataataatacgatccaattcagattccgcagtcttaaagatatggtcattctctacaattctacgtttttggttttctcatatctttcaaattgtggatgccacagattttcgtcctttgtgggggcggaagtgggcggggcgaagttttgaaatatttttgtagcagtgacatatcacagaagtctgggtccaaaacatcgttgctctagctcttatagtctttgagcactaggcgctgaagaggacggacagacggacggacggacagacgtacagacggacagacagacagggctcaatcgactcggctattgatgctgatcaagaatatatatactttatggggtcggaaacgattccttctggacgttacacacatccacttttaccacaaatctaatataccccaatactcattttgagtatcgggtataataactgGGTGGTCGGGAGAAAAGGATGTGGTGGCATTCAGCTCTTGGCAGACATGATTTCATACTCTTTCATTGTGTCTCCCCGACGCTGTGGTCAATTTATTTCCCATCGCATTTGGCACCCAAAGACCACCACTCCTCCCACAATGCAATCTTCTTGTCAGCCTGGTCCAAAGAATATTCAACAAGCAGCGTGTTCGCCGTGCGAGTGCTAGTCCAAGTATCGAGTGGCTAGCGGTAATTGCAATGGAAGGGTCAGAGGAAAAATTACACACACCCCACCATCCTCGCCTGTCTGCAAGCCGCTATTAACCGTTCTTTTCGAGTTTTACGACTTCCGCCGGAACAACaagaaaaacgaaacaaaCAAATCAACTGCCTGTTTCAGGCAGAACGAGAACCGCAATGAGGGGGGTTCTGCTTGGCTCCGATTGGGCCATTTAGGCTGGGATGGGTTGGTATCCATGGATTTTTTCACTCTTTGACGCAAACGGAGTGTTTTTTACAcattttagttttagtttatttTCGTGCTCTTCCATCGAGCACTGCTCCAATAATTTCATACTTTCGTGAAAACTCAAGGAAGAGTATTCCAGTCTTCCAGGCAGTGACACCTTGTCTTTTCAGTGGTACGAAATGCTGTTTATTTATAATGCACAGTCTGAGGACATGGGTTGGACAGGATCAATAAGAAATGGTTGCACAAGTATTTAAATGCTTAAGCCCAAAAATCAATATTTTTACAGAACCGGAAATCAAAACCAGAAGTCAGCCGGATACCGAGAAAAGACCAAAAATACCAGCAATGGAGTGGGACTGGAGTTGGGCAGTGGGAGGCGTTACCGCCGAAGTTCCAAGGACGACGGGGCCTGAGTGCATTAACTATATGACCGATCGGAGACGCTGGATCGAAACGGTGTTACTGTCGGCGCTCTTCATCTTCATTATACACCGGTCGTGGAAACGTCTGGCTCCCATTAAACTGCCGCCGATCCATGAGATTGAAAAGTCACACAGTCCCACGCGGTTGTTCCTTCTTATCGCAATGTCTATGGTCTTTGGCATTGAAATGGGCTTTAAACTGTCCGGGCAGTCGATGATCTTCGCCTTGAACCCATGCCACGTGCAGACGTGTCTGCAGGTCAGCTCTGTAATTTCGATTACCCAAAGAAACACCATCTTAATAGAATGCCCTAATTTCAGATCTATCTTCTGGCCGCCAAGCCTACAAAGACAAATACGGCAATGTTTCGGATACAAATGAGCAATCTGAACGGCCCCTTTCTAGCGTATCTCTTCCCCGAGGTGGAAGGGCGCACGTATCCCTTCGAGCAATCCACGTACTGGATACAGCATGCGCTGCTTTACATTATACCCATTTACCTTATACGAAGCGGTAAGTGACGGACTTTTATAGATGTTTCCCTTGCTAAACGGTTTCCCTTTTTCAGGCTCGTACACCGTTGAGGAACTTGGTGATTTCCATTGGACAAAAATTGGAACAGCTTTCATGCTGTTTTATCATTTCATTTTCCTCTCTCCACTCTCCATAGTAAGTCGATGTATTGCAGCTACTTACAACGCCATTATCCCTC harbors:
- the LOC117185840 gene encoding transmembrane protein 164-like, with the protein product MEWDWSWAVGGVTAEVPRTTGPECINYMTDRRRWIETVLLSALFIFIIHRSWKRLAPIKLPPIHEIEKSHSPTRLFLLIAMSMVFGIEMGFKLSGQSMIFALNPCHVQTCLQIYLLAAKPTKTNTAMFRIQMSNLNGPFLAYLFPEVEGRTYPFEQSTYWIQHALLYIIPIYLIRSGSYTVEELGDFHWTKIGTAFMLFYHFIFLSPLSIFTGINLDHMLCAAVSDPFQGPNYRLFACCHQALLCPLLTKGTVLLFGRQINSSSDINGVGVRNVGCETLPAAGTEAAMCHQRKQQDYATSEDATETLMRHRYNVQAAAAASGGIHSHDADEMASIYDAAEYRMPTTRID